From the Pedobacter cryoconitis genome, one window contains:
- the miaA gene encoding tRNA (adenosine(37)-N6)-dimethylallyltransferase MiaA, with protein sequence MQLEKKPLLIIMGPTASGKTKLAVSVANILDGEIISADSRQVFKDMDIGTGKDLHEYKIGEKLIPYHLINIREAGDSYNVNSFKDDFYQIFEDLNQRYKVPVLCGGTGMYIHSILQNHQYTAVPVNEELRTSLPAHDIDALRKILAGYPAALTAHADLSSAKRLVRAIEIAAYLQHHTLVEENRPLLNPLVIGLDGEVDSRRERIYQRLNERFDNGLIAEVEGLLARGISAETLLFYGLEYKFITEYLQNKLTLPDLKEKLYIAIRQFAKRQMTFFRKMEKDGIMINWLDSAMSTARLTQEVIKLYDQSFKR encoded by the coding sequence ATGCAACTAGAGAAAAAACCACTTTTAATTATAATGGGCCCAACAGCTTCAGGAAAAACTAAACTTGCTGTTAGTGTTGCCAATATATTGGATGGAGAAATTATCAGTGCAGATAGCAGGCAGGTATTTAAAGACATGGATATAGGGACCGGAAAGGATCTGCACGAATACAAGATCGGTGAAAAGCTTATTCCATATCATTTGATCAATATCAGAGAGGCCGGAGATAGTTATAATGTGAATTCTTTTAAGGATGATTTCTATCAAATATTTGAAGACCTTAATCAGCGGTATAAAGTTCCGGTATTATGTGGTGGCACAGGAATGTATATTCATAGTATCCTGCAAAACCATCAATACACAGCAGTTCCGGTAAATGAAGAATTGCGGACAAGCCTTCCTGCACATGATATTGATGCATTACGAAAAATATTGGCTGGTTATCCGGCCGCATTAACAGCGCATGCAGATCTCTCTTCTGCCAAGCGGTTGGTCAGGGCCATTGAGATCGCAGCATATTTACAACACCATACCTTAGTGGAAGAAAATCGTCCTTTACTGAACCCTTTGGTAATCGGTTTGGACGGAGAAGTTGATTCCCGCCGCGAAAGGATTTATCAAAGACTGAATGAGCGTTTCGATAATGGGTTGATAGCAGAAGTAGAAGGGCTTTTAGCGCGTGGTATAAGTGCTGAAACGCTGCTATTTTATGGTTTAGAGTATAAATTTATCACTGAATATCTCCAGAATAAGCTCACTTTACCAGACTTAAAAGAGAAATTGTACATCGCAATCCGTCAATTTGCGAAGAGGCAGATGACTTTTTTCAGAAAAATGGAAAAAGACGGTATTATGATAAACTGGCTTGACTCTGCTATGAGCACAGCCCGGTTAACGCAGGAAGTTATTAAATTATATGACCAATCATTCAAGCGGTAA
- a CDS encoding TetR/AcrR family transcriptional regulator, whose protein sequence is MRTRDIEKENLVKKIAVETIAKGGFESFSMNKLAKACGISVATLYIYYKDKDDLLSQLAVEHGRMLAKSMLHNFDAEASFEDGLRQQWENRYRELINNPTLSKFNEQLRASVYQDQFLSTLMEDALVKFKRFNDNIISRGEVREMPFEVYWSVAFAPLYALIKFNNEGQSLGGKPFKMTDEMLWEAFDLVVKGLRK, encoded by the coding sequence ATGCGCACAAGAGATATAGAGAAAGAGAACCTGGTTAAAAAAATTGCCGTAGAAACTATAGCAAAGGGCGGTTTTGAAAGTTTTAGTATGAATAAGCTCGCCAAAGCGTGTGGCATTTCCGTAGCCACACTTTATATTTATTACAAGGACAAGGATGATCTTCTTTCACAACTTGCAGTGGAGCATGGCAGGATGCTGGCAAAGTCAATGCTTCACAATTTTGATGCGGAAGCTTCTTTTGAAGACGGATTACGTCAGCAGTGGGAAAACCGGTATCGGGAGCTGATCAATAATCCAACACTGAGCAAATTTAATGAGCAATTGAGAGCCTCTGTTTATCAGGATCAGTTTCTCTCCACTTTAATGGAAGATGCTTTAGTGAAATTCAAAAGGTTCAATGATAATATTATCTCTCGTGGAGAAGTCCGGGAAATGCCTTTCGAGGTTTACTGGTCAGTTGCCTTTGCACCCCTTTATGCTTTGATCAAGTTTAACAATGAAGGGCAAAGTCTGGGAGGGAAGCCATTCAAGATGACGGATGAGATGTTATGGGAAGCTTTTGATTTAGTTGTGAAAGGATTGAGAAAGTAA
- a CDS encoding AsmA family protein, with the protein MKKVLKITGISIASLILLVLLIPYIIPNTISKEIENRINQNINGKVEFQNTSLSFFKHFPSLTLSLNNFTLKGAAPFEKETLIQAKQLSFRLNLSTIFSKQVKIDQIFLDQADINIQVDKKGNANYNVYKSDHTPAAAQDGASTAIKIEGIFINKSNLIYNDQSIPMKVNAKGLNYTGNGDLSKAIFDLKSNARIDTLDLYYNNAPYLLHKKVDAKLVTKINTNSLDLMFNENDLKINSLPILFVGKFSFLKDGYDINFKTAAKETDLHNIFTVLPPSIANRMQKTTIKGYAEINASLIGKYLAKQKIMPTLSFNIKVRDGYIANPKAPEAIRNLYLNLQMKLPSLNPDSLYIDMDSLYFNMGKDYVNSVVKLNGLKKSKVFINTRGSIDLTKWGKIFEVSNLKGVYTIDLQADGQFNRKIVRSGIRQVDTVNLIPKFRLKSSLHNGYFKYPSLNASIEKINFDIDGRNTDGNYKHTQLDINAVNLQALSNYIRGSAKIQPGHMGIAINLKSMLNLAEIKQFYPLKDLELNGELNMDLQSKGVYNKARKTFPVTQASFKLTNGRIKTAHFDQPLENIIVDGTLTNKDGTLRGTQVHIKRSLS; encoded by the coding sequence TTGAAAAAAGTACTTAAAATCACAGGAATAAGCATTGCGTCTTTGATCCTGCTGGTATTGCTCATCCCCTACATCATACCCAATACAATTTCCAAAGAGATAGAGAACAGGATCAATCAAAATATCAATGGAAAAGTTGAGTTTCAAAACACCAGTTTATCATTTTTCAAACACTTCCCTTCTTTAACACTCAGCCTGAACAACTTCACTTTAAAAGGCGCTGCCCCATTTGAAAAAGAAACGCTGATTCAGGCAAAGCAATTATCTTTTCGTTTGAACCTGAGCACTATCTTTTCAAAACAGGTAAAGATTGATCAGATCTTTTTAGACCAGGCCGATATCAATATCCAGGTTGACAAAAAAGGAAACGCAAATTATAATGTATACAAGAGTGATCATACTCCTGCGGCTGCTCAGGATGGTGCTTCAACTGCGATAAAAATTGAAGGGATTTTTATCAATAAGAGTAACCTGATCTATAATGATCAGTCGATCCCGATGAAGGTTAACGCCAAAGGATTAAATTATACTGGTAATGGAGATCTGAGCAAAGCTATTTTCGACTTAAAGAGTAATGCCAGAATTGATACACTGGATCTATATTATAATAATGCTCCTTATTTGCTGCATAAAAAGGTTGATGCTAAACTGGTAACGAAGATCAATACCAATTCCCTCGATCTGATGTTTAATGAAAATGACTTAAAGATAAACTCTTTACCGATTTTATTTGTGGGTAAGTTCTCCTTCCTTAAAGATGGTTATGACATCAATTTTAAGACAGCCGCCAAAGAAACTGATCTTCATAATATTTTCACGGTATTGCCCCCATCAATTGCAAACCGGATGCAAAAAACAACGATTAAAGGTTATGCTGAAATCAATGCTTCTTTAATAGGGAAATACCTGGCTAAACAAAAGATTATGCCTACCCTATCTTTTAATATCAAAGTACGGGATGGTTATATTGCTAATCCTAAAGCACCGGAGGCTATTCGTAACCTGTATTTAAATTTACAGATGAAACTTCCCAGCTTAAACCCTGATAGTTTATATATTGATATGGACAGCTTATATTTTAATATGGGCAAGGATTATGTAAACTCAGTAGTTAAACTGAATGGTTTAAAAAAATCTAAAGTCTTTATCAATACCCGCGGATCAATTGATTTAACGAAATGGGGAAAGATATTTGAAGTCAGCAACTTAAAAGGAGTTTATACTATAGATCTGCAAGCTGACGGGCAATTTAACAGAAAAATAGTACGAAGTGGTATCAGACAGGTAGATACCGTCAACCTCATTCCAAAATTCAGGTTAAAATCTTCGCTGCATAATGGTTATTTTAAATATCCTTCACTGAATGCTTCCATTGAAAAAATCAATTTCGATATAGACGGGCGTAATACTGATGGAAATTACAAGCATACGCAATTAGATATTAATGCGGTTAATTTACAGGCTTTAAGTAATTATATCAGAGGTTCGGCCAAAATACAACCTGGTCATATGGGCATCGCTATAAATTTAAAATCTATGCTTAATCTTGCCGAAATCAAACAGTTCTATCCTTTAAAGGATTTGGAACTTAACGGAGAACTTAACATGGACCTGCAAAGTAAAGGTGTATACAACAAAGCCAGAAAAACTTTCCCTGTCACACAAGCATCTTTCAAACTCACAAATGGTAGAATTAAGACTGCTCACTTTGATCAGCCTTTAGAAAATATTATTGTAGATGGAACCCTGACTAATAAAGATGGAACCTTAAGAGGTACACAGGTACATATCAAACGATCTCTTTCGTAA
- a CDS encoding MBL fold metallo-hydrolase, producing MYITLFILCALSLLVYAILKLPVFGRLPEGARLERIRQLPNAAGDELQNQSLTPMVPEGGYSAIIKAMLKGNPNSRPKIALPHVLPELDSVKGTKVTWFGHSSYLLQLDTLKILVDPVFSKTPSPFSFIGKKQYAGTDFIKAEDFPAIDVLLITHDHYDHMDYQSILKLKDRVKHFLTSAGAGSHLIRWGIPAEKITELAWEEQTVLCGLKFTAKPARHFTGRLFKRNRTLWSSFILETSEHKLFLGGDSGYDAHFKVIGEEHGPFDLAILECGQYNELWPLIHMFPEQTVMAAKDLKAKVLLPVHWAKFTLALHDWNDSVLRVTKSAEESAQQITTPLLGETFLLGGDYPQTKWWLNIENGKQ from the coding sequence ATGTATATCACTTTATTTATTCTATGCGCGTTATCCTTATTGGTTTATGCGATTTTAAAATTACCTGTTTTTGGTCGTTTACCAGAAGGCGCAAGGCTGGAACGTATCCGGCAGCTACCAAATGCGGCAGGCGATGAACTGCAAAATCAATCTTTAACACCTATGGTGCCCGAAGGTGGTTATTCGGCTATAATTAAAGCCATGCTGAAAGGAAACCCAAACAGCAGGCCGAAAATCGCTCTGCCACACGTTTTACCAGAACTGGATTCTGTAAAAGGCACGAAAGTAACCTGGTTTGGACATTCTTCTTATTTATTACAACTGGACACTTTAAAAATACTGGTGGATCCGGTATTCAGTAAAACACCTTCTCCATTTTCTTTTATCGGTAAAAAACAATACGCAGGTACGGATTTTATCAAAGCAGAAGATTTTCCTGCAATTGATGTGCTGCTGATTACACATGATCATTACGATCATATGGATTATCAAAGTATATTAAAGCTGAAGGACAGGGTAAAACACTTCCTGACTTCCGCAGGTGCAGGTTCTCATTTAATCCGCTGGGGAATTCCGGCAGAAAAAATTACAGAGCTGGCATGGGAGGAACAAACCGTTTTATGCGGTTTGAAATTCACAGCGAAACCAGCAAGGCATTTTACCGGGAGATTGTTTAAACGTAACCGGACTTTATGGTCTTCATTTATCCTGGAAACCTCTGAACATAAATTATTTTTAGGAGGTGATTCTGGTTACGATGCTCATTTTAAGGTTATTGGTGAAGAACACGGCCCTTTTGATCTTGCAATTCTGGAATGCGGACAGTATAATGAGTTATGGCCGTTAATCCATATGTTTCCTGAACAAACAGTGATGGCGGCTAAAGATTTGAAAGCAAAAGTGCTTTTACCTGTACACTGGGCGAAATTCACGCTGGCTTTACACGATTGGAACGATTCTGTTTTACGGGTCACTAAAAGTGCTGAAGAGTCGGCTCAGCAAATTACAACGCCTTTATTGGGAGAAACGTTTTTGCTGGGCGGAGACTATCCGCAGACAAAATGGTGGCTAAATATAGAGAATGGTAAACAATAG
- a CDS encoding AsmA-like C-terminal region-containing protein, whose translation MAGQPFMLKAAVRNFENVSYNITSKGTIDIGKMYQFFAIKGYNVNGKVFTDLSLKGLQSDATSGNYQKLNNKGQLIVNNISLQSDLFPKSFLIKNGVFSFAQDNMKFEKFKASYGKSDFTMNGQLGNVINYVLTPKAKLTGNFNFQSRQIFADELMVYNTPKPIPGAPAGSSGVILIPENLDVTLSANAGTVYYNGLQIKNAKGNLVLKDGTLALNQTSFNLIGASVNMDATYKSITPESALFDYHISAKEFDIAKAYKEIKIFRTLATSASKVKGIVGLDYQLSGKLNQDMLPVYPSLKGAGVLSLKKVSLSGFKMMNAVSKATRRDSLNNPDLRDVEIKSTINRNIITIERFKMRIAGFRPRFEGQVSFDGRLNMSGRLGLPPFGLIGIPLTITGTQDKPVIILKRNKEAKLEEKEEE comes from the coding sequence ATGGCAGGCCAGCCTTTTATGCTGAAGGCAGCAGTCAGGAATTTTGAAAATGTATCTTATAATATTACTTCAAAAGGAACTATAGATATTGGTAAAATGTACCAATTCTTTGCAATTAAGGGCTATAATGTGAATGGAAAAGTATTTACTGATCTCTCTTTAAAAGGCTTGCAAAGTGATGCTACTTCAGGAAACTATCAAAAGCTGAATAACAAAGGGCAATTAATTGTAAATAATATCAGCCTGCAATCAGACCTTTTTCCAAAGTCATTTTTAATCAAAAACGGAGTGTTCTCCTTTGCACAGGACAACATGAAATTTGAGAAGTTTAAAGCGAGTTATGGAAAGTCAGATTTTACGATGAATGGTCAGCTGGGCAATGTGATTAACTATGTACTTACCCCTAAAGCAAAGCTAACCGGTAATTTCAATTTTCAGAGCAGACAGATTTTTGCAGATGAATTAATGGTTTACAATACACCAAAACCAATTCCAGGCGCCCCTGCGGGAAGCAGCGGGGTTATTTTGATTCCGGAAAACCTGGATGTAACTTTATCTGCTAACGCGGGTACTGTCTATTACAATGGTCTGCAAATCAAAAATGCAAAAGGTAACCTGGTTTTAAAGGATGGTACATTAGCCTTAAACCAAACCAGCTTCAACCTGATCGGTGCTTCGGTAAATATGGATGCAACTTATAAAAGTATAACTCCTGAATCTGCCTTGTTCGATTATCATATTTCGGCTAAAGAATTTGATATTGCCAAAGCTTATAAAGAAATAAAAATCTTCAGAACACTCGCAACTTCGGCTTCTAAAGTTAAAGGTATAGTAGGACTGGATTATCAATTATCAGGAAAACTGAACCAGGATATGCTTCCGGTATACCCATCTTTAAAAGGTGCTGGTGTATTGTCTTTGAAGAAAGTGAGCTTAAGTGGATTTAAAATGATGAATGCGGTGAGTAAAGCAACCCGCAGAGATAGTTTAAACAATCCTGACTTGCGTGATGTCGAGATTAAATCTACGATCAATAGGAATATCATTACTATAGAAAGATTTAAAATGCGTATTGCAGGTTTCAGGCCCCGTTTTGAAGGACAGGTTAGTTTTGATGGCCGCTTAAATATGAGCGGAAGATTAGGTTTGCCACCTTTTGGTTTGATTGGTATTCCTTTAACCATTACCGGAACACAAGATAAACCGGTCATTATTTTAAAAAGAAACAAAGAAGCTAAGCTGGAGGAAAAAGAGGAAGAATAG
- a CDS encoding MFS transporter, translating to METKGTTPFSGYQKIVIFILAMTQFTVILDFMVMSPLGDMLIKSLSMKPSSFGIAVSAYAFSAGISGLLTAGFADRFDRKKLLLFFYSGFIVGTFLCSLASSFELLVAARIITGLFGGVISSISMAIITDLFSLQQRGRVMGFIQMGFGASQVLGIPIGLYIANKWGWESPFVMVAAVAIIIAVLIVVVLKPINKHLGLQHDRSAFKHLWHTVARKNYRIGFAATAALSIGGFMMMPFGSVFAVNNLHVTAEELPVLFMVSGVSSLIIMPLIGKLSDTVSKFRIFSIASIWTMLICVAYTNLSATPFWIVIGLNVLMMIGIMSRMVPSSALTSAIPDMEDRGAFMSINSSMQQIAGGVAAAVSGMIVVQQTKFSPIEHYDIVGYVVVVVTLISIFLMYRVNQLAKKKPVAVTKAEEPEPVMSEF from the coding sequence ATGGAAACTAAAGGAACTACACCTTTTTCTGGCTATCAAAAGATAGTAATCTTTATTTTAGCAATGACTCAATTTACCGTTATACTTGACTTTATGGTGATGTCCCCTTTGGGCGATATGCTGATTAAGTCTTTAAGTATGAAGCCTTCCTCTTTCGGGATTGCAGTTTCTGCTTATGCTTTCAGCGCAGGTATCTCAGGTTTATTAACCGCAGGATTTGCAGATCGTTTTGATCGTAAAAAACTGCTTTTATTCTTTTACAGTGGTTTCATTGTCGGAACCTTTTTATGCAGTTTAGCCAGTTCTTTTGAATTATTGGTTGCTGCACGTATCATCACTGGTTTATTTGGCGGCGTGATCAGTTCTATCTCTATGGCCATTATTACCGACCTTTTTAGCTTGCAGCAAAGAGGAAGGGTAATGGGTTTTATACAGATGGGCTTTGGTGCAAGCCAGGTATTAGGAATTCCAATAGGCTTGTATATTGCCAATAAATGGGGGTGGGAATCTCCTTTTGTAATGGTTGCAGCAGTCGCCATAATTATTGCTGTTTTAATTGTGGTGGTTTTAAAACCAATCAACAAACATCTTGGTTTGCAGCATGACCGTTCTGCATTCAAGCATCTTTGGCATACCGTAGCCAGAAAAAATTACAGGATTGGTTTTGCCGCAACGGCTGCATTGTCAATAGGCGGTTTTATGATGATGCCATTCGGAAGCGTTTTTGCAGTTAATAACCTGCATGTTACAGCTGAAGAACTGCCTGTATTGTTTATGGTTTCTGGAGTAAGTTCATTGATCATCATGCCTTTAATTGGAAAGTTAAGTGATACAGTGAGCAAATTCAGAATTTTCAGTATTGCTTCTATCTGGACTATGCTGATCTGTGTAGCCTATACGAATTTGTCGGCAACCCCATTCTGGATAGTGATCGGTCTTAACGTTTTGATGATGATCGGGATTATGAGCCGTATGGTTCCTTCTTCCGCTTTAACCAGTGCAATTCCTGATATGGAAGACAGAGGTGCCTTTATGAGTATTAACTCTTCTATGCAGCAAATTGCAGGTGGAGTAGCGGCGGCAGTTTCAGGTATGATCGTTGTTCAGCAAACAAAATTCAGTCCTATAGAACATTATGATATCGTTGGTTATGTGGTTGTAGTGGTCACATTGATCAGTATATTTTTAATGTACAGGGTGAACCAGCTGGCTAAAAAGAAACCAGTTGCTGTAACTAAGGCCGAAGAACCTGAACC